Proteins found in one Candidatus Bathyarchaeota archaeon genomic segment:
- a CDS encoding AbrB/MazE/SpoVT family DNA-binding domain-containing protein, whose amino-acid sequence MVEKIRVGVRGQVVIPRRLRKKLKLEHGTILMVEETGDGLLLRPYEPVKEMKGLGRGIFGDPIKYQRRIREEWGAKKLEDRVGH is encoded by the coding sequence ATGGTTGAGAAGATTAGGGTTGGAGTTCGAGGGCAGGTGGTCATCCCTAGAAGGCTTAGGAAAAAACTGAAGCTTGAACATGGAACCATCCTTATGGTGGAGGAGACCGGGGATGGGCTCCTCTTAAGGCCGTATGAACCTGTGAAGGAGATGAAAGGGCTGGGGAGGGGAATCTTCGGAGACCCGATTAAATATCAGAGGAGAATCCGAGAAGAGTGGGGTGCAAAAAAGCTTGAGGATCGCGTTGGACACTAA
- a CDS encoding PIN domain-containing protein — MDTNILIYFLEGIEPYSSRVESLMNSFMKGDNEGIISTINVAEILTGFYTSGDEDGAAKTKMLLTDLTLNNFEIVPVTFDISDLAAKLRAKRGGRLPDALIVATAINRGAEILFSNDEDIKRFEEDIKVSKLE, encoded by the coding sequence TTGGACACTAACATACTCATATATTTTCTTGAGGGGATAGAGCCCTACTCTAGTAGGGTTGAGAGCCTCATGAACTCCTTCATGAAGGGAGACAACGAGGGGATAATCTCAACGATAAATGTCGCAGAGATCTTGACAGGATTCTATACATCAGGGGATGAAGATGGAGCAGCAAAGACGAAGATGCTCCTCACAGACCTCACTCTAAACAATTTTGAGATAGTCCCAGTCACCTTTGATATCTCCGATCTAGCCGCAAAGCTTAGGGCGAAGAGGGGAGGAAGGCTGCCCGATGCATTGATTGTAGCCACGGCGATAAACCGAGGAGCTGAGATTTTATTCTCTAATGATGAGGACATCAAAAGGTTCGAAGAGGATATTAAGGTTTCAAAACTCGAATAG